The Humulus lupulus chromosome 3, drHumLupu1.1, whole genome shotgun sequence genome window below encodes:
- the LOC133821775 gene encoding (E,E)-geranyllinalool synthase-like — protein MDQPIKVIKETVFSLLDIDPYSLVSPCAYETAWLAMIPHPHQPSKPMFEGCLSWVLNNQTEHGFWGICDGCSRPTLGCLSATLACIVALRKWNVGPVMTSKGLEFMDSSDAKKLLKEVEDHGCPRWFAIVFPGMVDLAEQVLKVKILKDQVVVRDLLFKTRKHIFETEGVNKGNYGQLLSYLEVLPSSSYGYFEIEDDVVIKHLCDEGSLFQSPSATARAFMATGNPKCLHYLQSLVRTFSNNNITGVPATYPTNEDLIKLCIINHVQRLGLTELFTREIEQVLHQVYKNYGKLDGKTFMKLYHSDAMLQLQILKDSLAFRLLRMHGYKVFPRNICWFLNNEEIKNHIETNYEYFWVMLFNLYRATDLAFQGEFELGEARKFSRKLLEKSSSMGPGDHNPFYNLIEHELSLPWMARLDHLEYRFWIEETKTDVLWMGKTSFQRLLSLHNEEVVSLAILNYEFRQSLYKTELEQLTRWSNDWGLSKMGFGREKTTYCYFAVAAACCSLPYDSPVRIMVAKSAILITVADDFFDMKGSLISELKCFTEAIQRWDGEGLCDVSKKIFDALDNLVREMATKYLEEENNHDDITNRLREIWYETILSWLAESKWIESGIVPSMDEYLQVGMTSIATHTLLLPASCFLKPSLPNSQLLRPTEYESITKLVMIICRLLNDTQSIEKEKDEGKPNSVTVYMKENPEVEMEEAIKYLKEILNKKKKELLEHVLIDGFTNLPKQCRLLYLSCLKVFQMFFNSSNRYDSDTEMLEDIGKAIYIPLKLASKKNLRRFPKPPPDLPHSKSTITKCSMNMYHFSRPSKHFVMNELCLYSHKNVGNWKMTHIIMPPKLNLCSI, from the exons atggatcaaccgaTCAAAGTGATCAAGGAAACGGTGTTCTCATTATTAGACATCGATCCTTACTCGCTCGTTTCTCCTTGTGCTTACGAGACTGCATGGCTAGCCATGATACCACATCCTCACCAACCTTCGAAGCCCATGTTCGAGGGTTGCTTGAGTTGGGTGCTTAACAACCAAACCGAACATGGCTTCTGGGGTATCTGCGATGGCTGCAGTAGACCAACCCTAGGCTGCCTTAGCGCCACTCTTGCTTGTATTGTTGCCCTAAGGAAGTGGAATGTTGGTCCTGTCATGACAAGCAAAG GGTTGGAGTTTATGGATTCATCAGATGCGAAGAAGTTATTGAAAGAAGTCGAAGATCATGGCTGTCCTCGTTGGTTTGCCATTGTTTTCCCGGGAATGGTTGATTTGGCAGAGCAAGTTTTGAAGGTCAAAATATTAAAGGATCAAGTGGTGGTTCGGGATCTATTATTCAAGACTAGGAAACACATTTTCGAAAC AGAGGGAGTTAATAAGGGAAACTACGGGCAATTGCTATCATATCTTGAAGTGTTGCCTTCATCATCATATGGATATTTTGAGATTGAAGATGATGTAGTAATAAAGCACTTGTGTGATGAAGGCTCTTTGTTCCAATCTCCTTCGGCCACAGCACGTGCTTTCATGGCTACTGGCAATCCTAAATGCTTGCACTATTTGCAATCTCTAGTTCGCACATTTTCCAATAATAATATCACTGgag ttCCCGCCACATATCCCACGAATGAAGATCTTATAAAGCTTTGCATTATCAACCACGTGCAAAGGTTGGGGTTGACTGAGCTTTTCACAAGGGAGATTGAACAAGTTCTCCATCAAGTTTATAA AAATTACGGGAAACTCGATGGAAAAACATTCATGAAACTATACCATTCAGATGCAATGTTACAGCTACAAATACTCAAAGACTCATTAGCTTTTCGGCTTCTAAGGATGCATGGCTACAAAGTATTTCCTA GGAACATCTGTTGGTTTTTAAATAACGAAGAAATTAAAAATCACATAGAAACCAACTATGAATACTTCTGGGTTATGTTGTTTAATCTTTACAGAGCCACAGACCTTGCTTTTCAAGGTGAATTTGAACTTGGTGAAGCAAGAAAATTTTCAAGAAAACTACTTGAGAAATCTAGTTCAATGGGACCTGGAGATCACAATCCATTTTACAATCTg ATTGAGCATGAATTAAGTCTTCCATGGATGGCTCGACTGGATCACTTGGAATATAGATTTTGGATAGAAGAAACTAAAACTGATGTCCTATGGATGGGAAAGACTTCTTTTCAAAG GTTATTGAGCCTTCATAATGAAGAAGTAGTTAGTCTAGCCATCTTAAACTATGAGTTCAGACAGTCTCTCTATAAGACTGAACTCGAACAGTTAACAAG gtgGTCTAATGATTGGGGACTAAGTAAAATGGGTTTTGGTAGAGAGAAAACTACATACTGTTATTTTGCCGTAGCTGCTGCTTGTTGCTCTTTGCCTTATGATTCTCCTGTTCGAATAATGGTTGCAAAGAGTGCCATATTAATTACTGTGGCAGACGATTTCTTTGACATGAAGGGCTCTCTAATTAGTGAATTGAAGTGCTTTACCGAGGCAATTCAAAG ATGGGATGGTGAAGGCTTGTGTGATGTTAGTAAGAAAATATTTGATGCCCTTGATAATCTTGTAAGAGAGATGGCAACTAAGTACCTTGAAGAAGAAAATAATCATGATGACATAACCAATCGTCTAAGAGAAATA TGGTATGAAACGATCCTTTCATGGCTTGCTGAATCTAAGTGGATTGAAAGTGGGATTGTACCATCAATGGATGAATATCTTCAAGTTGGAATGACATCCATAGCAACTCACACCTTGCTTCTTCCAGCTTCTTGCTTTTTAAAGCCAAGCTTACCGAATTCCCAATTGTTACGACCAACTGAATATGAAAGCATTACTAAACTGGTCATGATTATATGTCGATTATTGAACGACACACAAAGTATTgag AAGGAAAAAGATGAAGGGAAACCAAACTCAGTTACAGTGTACATGAAGGAAAATCCTGAGGTAGAGATGGAAGAAGCAATCAAGTACCTGAAAGAGATActaaacaagaagaagaaagagttacTTGAGCATGTTTTGATTGATGGTTTTACCAATCTTCCTAAACAATGTAGGCTTCTATACCTCTCTTGCTTAAAAGTATTCCAGATGTTTTTTAACTCTTCAAATCGATATGATTCCGACACTGAAATGCTTGAAGACATTGGCAAAGCAATCTATATTCCTTTGAAATTAGCATCCAAAAAGAATCTAAGAAGATTTCCAAAGCCACCACCCGATCTTCCTCATTCAAAATCAACGATCACAAAATGTTCAATGAACATGTACCACTTTAGCCGACCCTCCAAACATTTTGTCATGAATGAGCTTTGTCTCTATTCTCATAAAAATGTTGGCAATTGGAAAATGACACACATTATTATGCCTCCAAAACTCAACCTCTGCTCCATTTAA